From Thermodesulfobacteriota bacterium, a single genomic window includes:
- a CDS encoding integrase — protein MEYLETIYLRYNKATRKEKTLILNEFCINCGYHRKHAIRLLKKFKRFTKPKTKKRGKPPTYHPPTLLEPLKKIWLSANLPCSKRLKAILPLWLPAYHKEFGPLPPEVVKA, from the coding sequence ATGGAATATCTCGAAACCATCTATCTAAGATACAACAAGGCTACACGAAAAGAGAAAACCCTCATTCTCAATGAATTCTGTATTAACTGTGGATACCACCGAAAACATGCCATCCGACTCTTAAAGAAGTTTAAACGTTTTACCAAACCAAAAACGAAGAAAAGAGGGAAGCCCCCCACTTATCATCCACCCACCCTGCTAGAACCCTTAAAGAAGATCTGGCTTTCGGCCAATCTCCCCTGCTCAAAACGGCTCAAAGCCATTCTCCCCTTATGGCTTCCAGCCTATCACAAAGAATTTGGTCCTCTCCCCCCAGAGGTCGTCAAAGC